The proteins below are encoded in one region of Deltaproteobacteria bacterium:
- a CDS encoding VWA domain-containing protein, producing the protein MIFSNSFFLSLLLIIPFLIWRQIKRKRERFVLPFSSVKSFKGYKSRLSKYRWILEYTWIVALILLVIAFARPQMMLKADGLSKEGIDIMLAIDISGSMKEEGLIAQKLKVVQAIAKEFVKGRKTDRIGLVAFAGAPLMVCPPTDDYTVLSDFIDGIKFGMLPDGTALGDAVALSIDILKHDKARGRIIILLSDGINNSGTVDPLVSAKAARVMGVRVYTIEEGYAAEHYLVQRQTNWGMDIDLLKEVADISGGTHFKISDTRNLLAVYKEIEKIEKDKLASTRTEYNDVYQYLLVSAILIFLTETILLNTRFSKIP; encoded by the coding sequence ATGATATTCTCTAATTCATTTTTTTTATCACTCCTTTTAATCATCCCTTTTCTCATCTGGCGGCAGATAAAGAGAAAAAGGGAGAGGTTTGTCCTGCCATTTTCATCTGTAAAGAGTTTTAAAGGTTACAAATCCCGTTTGTCAAAATACAGATGGATACTGGAGTATACATGGATAGTGGCACTTATCCTGCTCGTCATTGCATTTGCCCGACCTCAGATGATGCTGAAGGCAGACGGGCTGTCAAAGGAAGGGATTGATATTATGCTTGCAATAGATATTTCAGGCAGCATGAAAGAAGAGGGACTCATCGCCCAGAAATTAAAGGTAGTCCAGGCAATAGCAAAGGAATTTGTAAAGGGCAGAAAAACCGACCGTATAGGACTGGTTGCATTTGCAGGCGCTCCCCTGATGGTTTGTCCGCCCACAGATGATTATACTGTCCTGTCTGATTTTATAGATGGTATAAAGTTCGGTATGCTGCCTGATGGCACAGCATTAGGCGATGCAGTTGCATTATCAATAGATATTTTAAAACATGATAAGGCACGGGGCAGGATAATAATACTCTTAAGCGACGGCATAAATAATTCAGGAACCGTTGACCCTCTTGTATCTGCAAAGGCTGCGAGGGTAATGGGCGTAAGGGTTTATACAATAGAGGAAGGGTATGCAGCAGAACATTATCTTGTCCAGAGGCAGACAAACTGGGGTATGGACATTGACCTGTTAAAAGAGGTTGCAGATATAAGCGGCGGCACTCACTTTAAAATCTCTGATACAAGAAATCTATTGGCTGTATATAAGGAGATAGAAAAGATTGAAAAAGATAAACTCGCATCAACAAGGACTGAATATAATGATGTATATCAATATCTTCTCGTTTCAGCGATTTTAATATTTTTAACAGAGACTATCCTCTTAAATACAAGATTCAGTAAAATACCATAA